One Aegilops tauschii subsp. strangulata cultivar AL8/78 chromosome 7, Aet v6.0, whole genome shotgun sequence genomic window carries:
- the LOC109785175 gene encoding uncharacterized protein, translating into MEMETVPPRDISQDEIVVDVPTVDPTPGPEIKSAPPPPGPEPTVDPPRGPEIKSAELMRDLSKYILLLATLVATVTYAAGFNPPGGVWQDTDDAIGRLAGDSIIRTTSYRRYLVFYYCNATAFASSLVVIVLVLFLALLRDRNKWISMRPLLAAMVLDLVSVMGAYAAGTCRDKLTTIYSLVLVGLVVLYLVGQMAVASFCSGHYFYSHNDPTADKRLRKVLMLLATFAVSVTYIAGMSTPGGFWDDPESGHRPGDAILKDSHGKRLTTFLCFNAMAFVASLLIIVVLLDRKPRLKEAYGCITIALISLVGAYTAGSCRETDTTIYVISLVGAVLAFIIFLQAVIYFKEKLTTDLCFSATSRKAADKASSLVLLLATLAAAITYQAGLDPPGGVWQENGQGHMAGDPILLTTNPGRYKAFFYCNSVAFVASLVAIILVQNKLLLKTHVLEAAMVLDLFGLIGAYAAGSCRDVSTSIYAMALAGGVLVYVVIHVVFFTLDHTDTITPQEIEMVEKRRKRLLLFAVLAATVTYQAGLTPPGGFRLHDDESGGFQAGDPVLLNNFPRRYTAYFYCNSVSFMLSIALIILLVNPHLYRPAIRSYALAICTAVGMFGLMGAYAAGSTQHLKTSIYIFALVVVVLFVIAALFLLFLNKNRNTSSQPKPENGEDDKKTTYAKQKYLMLLGILVASVTYQAGLDPPGGAWQHSSEWYDAGNPVMHDNRRPRYLAFFYSNSTSFVASIVVIIILLLEWKDKTKRSLTLRVLSTTIVLDLLALLVAYAAGSSRGWKTSVYVVALIIAVLAYIAIHVILAFLCSHPDDSSQHPENPPPIQEEANGGNQA; encoded by the exons ATGGAAATGGAGACCGTGCCACCACGCGACATCAGCCAAGATGAGATCGTGGTGGACGTCCCCACGGTGGATCCTACTCCGGGTCCTGAGATCAAGAGTGCTCCGCCTCCTCCGGGTCCTGAGCCCACGGTGGATCCTCCTCGGGGTCCTGAGATCAAGAGTGCCGAGCTCATGCGGGACCTGAGCAAGTACATCCTGCTGCTCGCGACGCTGGTGGCCACGGTGACGTACGCCGCGGGGTTCAACCCGCCGGGAGGCGTCTGGCAGGACACTGATGACGCCATCGGCCGCCTCGCTGGCGACTCCATCATCCGGACTACCAGCTACCGCCGGTACCTGGTGTTCTACTACTGCAACGCCACCGCGTTCGCCTCGTCGCTGGTGGTCATCGTCCTCGTCCTCTTCCTCGCCCTCCTGCGAGACAGGAATAAGTGGATCAGCATGCGGCCGCTGCTGGCAGCCATGGTGTTGGACCTGGTGAGCGTCATGGGGGCCTACGCCGCCGGCACCTGCCGCGACAAGCTCACCACCATCTACTCCTTGGTGCTGGTGGGCCTCGTCGTCCTCTACCTTGTCGGTCAGATGGCGGTGGCTTCCTTCTGCTCAGGTCACTACTTCTACTCCCACAACGACCCCACCGCTGATAAACGGCTCCGCAAGGTCCTGATGCTACTCGCGACGTTTGCGGTGAGCGTCACCTACATAGCCGGGATGAGCACGCCAGGTGGCTTTTGGGACGACCCCGAGAGCGGCCACCGCCCCGGCGACGCGATCCTCAAGGACAGCCACGGCAAGCGCCTGACGACCTTCTTGTGCTTCAACGCCATGGCGTTCGTGGCATCGCTGCTCATCATCGTGGTGCTTCTGGACAGGAAGCCCCGCTTGAAAGAGGCCTACGGGTGTATCACCATTGCGCTGATCAGCCTCGTCGGCGCGTACACCGCCGGCAGCTGCAGGGAGACCGACACCACCATCTATGTCATCAGCCTGGTTGGTGCTGTCCTCGCCTTCATTATATTCCTCCAAGCTGTCATTTATTTCAAAGAAAAA CTTACAACTGACCTCTGTTTCTCTGCAACTTCTAGGAAGGCAGCGGACAAGGCTAGCTCCCTTGTGCTGCTGCTCGCCACTCTTGCAGCGGCCATCACGTACCAAGCGGGGTTGGACCCGCCGGGTGGAGTCTGGCAGGAGAACGGGCAAGGGCACATGGCCGGCGACCCGATCCTCCTGACGACGAATCCTGGGCGGTACAAGGCCTTCTTCTACTGCAACTCCGTCGCCTTTGTGGCATCCTTGGTCGCCATCATCCTGGTCCAGAACAAGCTTCTGCTCAAGACCCACGTGCTGGAGGCAGCCATGGTATTGGACTTGTTTGGCCTCATCGGTGCATACGCCGCCGGGAGCTGCCGGGATGTAAGCACCTCCATTTACGCCATGGCCTTGGCAGGGGGCGTCCTGGTCTACGTGGTGATCCATGTCGTCTTCTTCACGCTGGACCACACCGACACCATAACCCCGCAGGAAATTGAGATGGTGGAGAAGAGGCGCAAGCGGCTGCTCCTCTTCGCGGTCTTGGCCGCAACCGTCACTTACCAAGCCGGGTTGACTCCTCCAGGCGGTTTCCGGCTCCATGACGATGAGTCTGGTGGGTTTCAAGCAGGTGACCCGGTCCTCTTAAACAACTTCCCCCGCCGCTACACCGCCTATTTCTACTGCAACTCGGTGAGCTTCATGCTGTCCATTGCCCTCATCATACTGCTGGTGAACCCACATCTATACAGGCCAGCCATACGAAGCTATGCGCTCGCTATTTGCACGGCGGTGGGCATGTTTGGCCTGATGGGGGCCTATGCTGCCGGAAGCACACAGCATCTGAAAACATCCATCTACATCTTCGCGCTGGTGGTTGTGGTCCTCTTCGTTATAGCTGCACTGTTCCTATTGTTCTTGAATAAGAACAGAAACACCAGCAGTCAACCGAAGCCAGAGAACGGTGAGGACGATAAGAAGACAACATATGCCAAGCAAAAATACCTGATGCTGCTAGGAATCCTTGTGGCAAGTGTCACCTACCAAGCCGGCCTAGATCCGCCCGGGGGAGCTTGGCAGCACAGCAGTGAATGGTACGACGCAGGCAACCCGGTCATGCATGACAACAGGAGGCCCCGGTACCTCGCCTTCTTCTACAGCAACTCTACGTCCTTCGTGGCGTCCATTGTTGTTATCATCATTTTGCTACTGGAGTGGAAGGACAAGACGAAAAGGTCCCTCACACTCAGGGTGTTGAGCACGACGATTGTGCTGGATTTGCTCGCTCTCTTGGTGGCCTACGCAGCAGGCTCCAGCAGGGGGTGGAAGACGTCTGTGTATGTCGTTGCACTGATCATTGCCGTGCTGGCCTACATTGCAATTCATGTAATCCTGGCATTCCTGTGTTCACATCCTGATGACAGTTCTCAGCACCCGGAAAATCCTCCTCCGATACAGGAGGAGGCGAACGGTGGGAATCAGGCATAG
- the LOC141027017 gene encoding uncharacterized protein: MLTEIAGTRLNSSLVLPAAGTRGGVLLAWDAASFQIDQIDLSAFAVTALVTPLVGGEAWTLTTVYGPSKDAAKPLFLADLAQIRGLISGPWLLIGDFNLIYEARDKSNSNLNLRLMARFRSALNSSDLKEINLCGRRFTWSNEHASPTLVRMDRAFCTLEWDLQFSTARLQPLATAMSDHCPLLLTCESSSQRSARFRFEAFWPHVSGFKEVVAAVWNAPGVQGCALARLDAKLKRAARALHLWHKHHIGNTRLQLLMAQDTVLMLDHAQEDRQLELDELICTKSSSRAFLVSQLSSASRPGSAPESGKFELHHKEQIATEFFDRLLGDPGSVSTGFNWDALDLPRANLDDLEAAFTREEIAAAIADLPPDRAPGPDGFPGAFYKAAAEIILDDLVLAFQQLHCMNRTGLHLFNGAHVVLLAKKDGASSMADYRPISLLHSVAKLFSKVLAMRLAKRIDTLISPTQSAFIKGRCIQDNFIFVQGMARHFHRTKRAAILLKLDIAKAFDTVSWPYPLDMMRARGFGSRWCNWITMLLATSSSRVLVNGALARSIRHHRGLRQGDSISPFLFILAMEPLQRLLDQGDSISPFLFILAMEPLQRLLEFSPIRQILQAFGQATGLQVNFSKSKAIPIRPELFDVDDIIQPLGAARATLLCCFLGLPLSLRKVRKAELQPLLDKILARLAAWKFKLFTAADRLVLLNSVISALVVYWLSVHQLPAWVRRQIDKIRRAWLWRGQESCPGGHCKVAWGRICRPKELGGLGIIDLDRFGIALRLRWLWWEKTTPYKPWIGLPVPCNEDDRWLFAAATTVALGDGRTTSFWMDSWLQGQAPCHIAPELFRLSKRKHRTVRQALTGNRWLEASGSYSASSAYHLQFLGSTFSPIMQSVWHARVPAKIKFFSWLLSAGGLLTADRLMARAWPNSYFCLLCWRNLETAQHLFRECTWSRNLWTAAASRFRVPTFLPSSWRSSKCMVDWLDGLITVPVGRKRARSIALLITWWIWLERNGRIFMDLERPVRVVLELLTDELATWVLSGGNHLMLRE; encoded by the exons ATGCTTACAGAGATCGCAGGGACGAGGCTGAACAGTTCGCTGGTTCTGCCTGCGGCTGGAACGCGGGGAGGGGTACTGTTGGCCTGGGATGCCGCCTCCTTCCAGATCGACCAGATCGATTTGTCAGCCTTCGCCGTTACCGCGCTAGTGACGCCGCTGGTCGGTGGGGAGGCCTGGACGCTGACCACGGTCTACGGGCCCTCAAAGGACGCTGCCAAACCGCTTTTCCTTGCTGACTTGGCTCAGATCCGTGGGCTTATCTCCGGACCCTGGCTACTAATTGGGGACTTTAACCTAATTTATGAAGCCCGGGACAAGAGCAACTCCAACCTCAATTTGCGGCTCATGGCGCGGTTCCGATCGGCGCTAAATAGCAGCGATCTCAAGGAGATCAATCTGTGTGGTAGGCGGTTCACATGGTCAAACGAGCATGCCTCGCCCACGCTGGTGCGCATGGACCGCGCCTTCTGCACGCTGGAGTGGGATCTTCAGTTCAGCACTGCGCGGCTCCAGCCCCTCGCCACGGCCATGTCAGATCACTGCCCTCTCCTCTTGACGTGTGAATCTTCATCGCAGCGCAGCGCACGGTTCCGCTTCGAAGCCTTCTGGCCGCATGTTTCTGGGTTTAAGGAGGTTGTGGCAGCAGTTTGGAACGCGCCCGGAGTGCAGGGATGTGCGCTTGCCAGGCTGGATGCCAAGCTCAAGCGGGCGGCTAGAGCGCTCCATCTCTGGCACAAGCACCACATTGGGAACACCCGCCTGCAGTTGCTGATGGCGCAGGATACGGTTCTGATGCTCGACCATGCTCAGGAAGATAGGCAGCTCGAGCTGGACGAGCTAATCTGCACAAAGAGCTCAAGTCGCGCATTCTTGGTCTCACAGTTATCGAGCGCATCAAGGCCAGGCAGCGCGCCAGAGTCAGGGAAGTTCGAGCTG CACCACAAGGAGCAGATCGCGACCGAGTTTTTCGACCGCTTGCTCGGGGACCCGGGCTCGGTGTCGACGGGGTTCAACTGGGATGCGCTTGACCTTCCTAGGGCCAATCTCGATGACCTGGAGGCTGCTTTCACCCGGGAGGAAATTGCAGCGGCCATTGCGGACTTGCCGCCGGATCGGGCTCCAGGCCCGGACGGTTTTCCAGGGGCATTCTACAAGGCGGCGGCAGAAATCATCTTAGACGACCTTGTCCTCGCATTCCAGCAGCTGCACTGCATGAATCGGACAGGCCTGCATCTATTCAATGGGGCACACGTTGTGCTCTTGGCCAAGAAGGACGGGGCTTCAAGCATGGCGGACTACAGGCCCATCAGCCTGTTGCACAGTGTGGCGAAGCTCTTCAGCAAAGTACTTGCAATGAGGCTCGCCAAGCGGATTGACACGCTCATCTCGCCGACGCAGAGTGCATTCATCAAGGGCAGATGCATCCAAGACAACTTTATTTTTGTGCAAGGGATGGCGAGGCATTTCCACAGGACGAAGCGGGCCGCTATTTTGCTCAAGCTTGACATAGCAAAAGCATTCGACACTGTCTCATGGCCCTACCCGCTGGACATGATGCGGGCGCGAGGATTCGGGTCACGTTGGTGCAACTGGATCACCATGCTCCTCGCCACCAGCTCGTCCAGGGTGCTCGTCAACGGGGCGTTGGCCCGGTCGATTAGGCACCACAGGGGGCTCAGGCAGGGCGACTCGATCTCCCCGTTCCTGTTCATCCTCGCCATGGAGCCGCTTCAGAGGCTGTTGGACCAGGGCGACTCGATCTCCCCGTTCCTGTTCATCCTCGCCATGGAGCCGCTTCAGAGGCTGTTGGAATTCTCCC CCATCCGGCAGATCCTGCAGGCCTTTGGGCAGGCCACGGGGCTTCAAGTAAATTTCTCCAAGAGCAAGGCCATCCCAATCCGCCCCGAGCTCTTCGATGTGGATGATATCATACAGCCGCTTGGGGCTGCACGTGCCACCCTGCTGTGCTGTTTTTTGGGCCTCCCTCTGTCCCTTCGCAAGGTTCGCAAAGCTGAACTGCAGCCGTTGCTGGACAAGATCTTGGCCAGATTGGCTGCATGGAAATTCAAGCTTTTCACTGCCGCCGACCGTCTTGTGCTACTGAACTCCGTTATCTCGGCGCTGGTCGTATATTGGCTATCAGTTCACCAGTTACCAGCCTGGGTGAGGCGTCAGATCGACAAAATCAGGAGGGCTTGGCTCTGGCGTGGACAGGAAAGCTGCCCTGGAGGGCACTGCAAGGTTGCATGGGGCAGGATATGCAGGCCTAAAGAACTCGGAGGGCTGGGCATCATCGACCTTGACCGCTTCGGCATTGCGCTCAGGCTGAGATGGCTTTGGTGGGAGAAGACGACCCCCTACAAGCCTTGGATCGGTCTTCCTGTGCCTTGCAACGAGGACGACCGCTGGCTGTTCGCGGCAGCCACGACAGTAGCACTAGGCGATGGCCGAACGACCTCCTTCTGGATGGATAGTTGGCTGCAAGGCCAAGCTCCATGCCACATTGCGCCAGAACTGTTTCGCCTCTCCAAACGCAAGCACCGCACCGTGCGTCAGGCACTAACCGGCAACCGCTGG CTTGAGGCCTCTGGCAGCTACTCGGCCTCTTCGGCATACCATTTGCAATTCTTGGGGTCCACCTTCTCGCCTATCATGCAGTCCGTCTGGCATGCCCGGGTGCCGGCCAAGATTAAGTTTTTCTCATGGCTCCTCTCCGCTGGTGGACTGCTCACAGCGGACCGGCTCATGGCCAGGGCATGGCCTAATTCCTATTTCTGTCTGTTATGCTGGCGCAACCTGGAGACCGCTCAGCACTTGTTCAGGGAGTGCACTTGGTCAAGGAACCTCTGGACGGCGGCGGCCAGCCGCTTTCGCGTCCCCACCTTCCTTCCAAGCTCTTGGAGGTCTTCAAAGTGCATGGTGGATTGGCTGGACGGACTTATCACGGTGCCTGTTGGCCGCAAGCGGGCGAGATCAATCGCTCTCCTAATCACCTGGTGGATCTGGCTCGAGCGTAACGGACGCATTTTCATGGATCTCGAGCGCCCTGTCCGGGTAGTGCTGGAGCTTCTCACCGACGAGCTAGCTACGTGGGTATTATCAGGGGGTAACCACTTGATGCTGCGAGAGTGA